In the Arthrobacter sp. 31Y genome, one interval contains:
- a CDS encoding helix-turn-helix transcriptional regulator, translating to MSASRTERLLNLLLALLNTKVGLPRAVLRDKVYHDSAENDVAFGRMFERDKVDLKHFGFDIETVMDPRNFGADDPASARYRIGKDSNRLPDVNLTPAEGTVLLLAAQLWERAALGTAAANAVRKLQAAGGFTDVDLPAGVQPRIKPAGQAFDDVVAAMHGKHPVRFGYLAVSTGREEIRDVEPWGLGSRFGQWYLVGLDRGREAKRLFRLSRMTTAVEVDTTGSFHPPEGFDARAELDELNELPVRQATLEVEKDRLLALRKRATTVEEAPDESGRDRIVVEFRDPEQLGEELASYGAHLKVSGPAELRAAVVRRLKAAADFDDAPPVPVEFPGAARAPRARKRTSEDQLARMLQLVPFLVHHQGLHIQQVADHFGISRKALIDDLKILICSGLPEGYPDDLLDIQWENDHVYISEHLDLNRPVRFSEDEAAALLTGLAMLGDLPALAGMPEDESGSALESVTIKLTGAAGQAARLAGSVSGQSVAPEQSKAFAAVTQAIREGQQLRLRYFSLQRDEVTERDVDPLRLYSLDSTWYFEAYCHSKAGIRNFRLDRVETLEANGRVISGAATAGQDFPARLFTPGDDDVLVTLQLTRQGAGLADDYYAERTAQLPNGGLLAEVRFGDAGWLPMFVSQHGGAVRILEPKSVREETRGWIDAALAQYDSPSGTKAG from the coding sequence GTGTCCGCATCCCGCACTGAACGTCTCCTGAACCTTCTCCTGGCTTTGCTCAATACCAAAGTGGGCCTCCCACGCGCTGTGCTGCGCGACAAGGTGTACCACGATTCTGCGGAGAACGATGTCGCCTTTGGACGAATGTTCGAGCGCGACAAAGTGGATCTGAAGCACTTCGGCTTTGACATCGAAACCGTGATGGATCCCCGAAACTTCGGTGCGGACGACCCCGCATCGGCGCGCTACCGGATCGGCAAGGACTCCAACCGGCTTCCTGATGTGAACTTGACGCCGGCGGAAGGCACAGTCTTGCTTCTCGCTGCCCAGCTCTGGGAACGTGCAGCTCTGGGAACGGCAGCCGCCAACGCTGTACGTAAGTTGCAGGCAGCCGGAGGCTTTACGGACGTGGACCTCCCTGCAGGCGTCCAACCCCGAATCAAGCCTGCCGGACAGGCCTTCGACGACGTCGTTGCAGCGATGCACGGCAAGCACCCGGTCCGCTTCGGTTACCTTGCGGTCAGCACGGGGCGGGAAGAAATCCGCGATGTTGAACCGTGGGGCCTAGGCAGTCGCTTCGGTCAGTGGTACCTCGTTGGCTTGGACCGGGGGAGAGAGGCCAAGAGGCTGTTCAGGCTCTCCCGGATGACCACGGCGGTGGAAGTGGACACCACGGGAAGCTTCCACCCCCCGGAAGGCTTCGACGCCCGTGCTGAACTGGACGAACTTAACGAGCTCCCCGTCAGGCAGGCCACCCTGGAGGTGGAAAAGGACAGATTGCTTGCCTTGCGCAAGAGGGCCACCACCGTCGAAGAGGCCCCGGATGAAAGTGGCCGCGACCGCATCGTGGTGGAATTCCGGGATCCGGAGCAGCTGGGTGAAGAGCTGGCATCCTACGGGGCCCATCTGAAAGTCTCCGGGCCTGCGGAACTGCGCGCCGCCGTCGTGCGCCGCCTCAAAGCTGCCGCAGATTTTGATGACGCCCCGCCGGTACCTGTTGAGTTTCCTGGGGCGGCCCGTGCGCCCCGTGCGCGCAAGCGCACCTCCGAAGACCAACTGGCTAGGATGCTGCAACTGGTGCCGTTCCTGGTCCACCACCAAGGCCTGCACATCCAGCAGGTCGCTGATCACTTCGGCATCAGCCGCAAGGCCCTGATCGACGACCTGAAGATCCTTATCTGTTCGGGTCTGCCTGAGGGATATCCGGACGACCTTCTGGACATCCAGTGGGAAAACGATCACGTGTACATCTCCGAGCACTTGGACCTGAACCGGCCGGTGCGTTTCAGTGAAGACGAAGCGGCAGCGCTGCTGACCGGCCTGGCCATGCTGGGGGACCTGCCTGCCCTGGCCGGCATGCCCGAGGACGAGTCGGGCAGTGCCTTGGAATCTGTCACCATCAAGCTGACGGGTGCTGCGGGACAGGCAGCAAGATTGGCCGGCTCCGTGTCAGGCCAATCGGTGGCGCCCGAACAGTCAAAGGCTTTCGCCGCAGTAACCCAGGCCATCAGGGAAGGTCAGCAGTTGCGGCTGAGGTACTTCTCGTTGCAACGCGACGAAGTGACCGAGCGCGACGTCGACCCCCTGCGGCTCTACTCCCTGGACAGTACGTGGTATTTCGAGGCGTACTGCCATAGCAAAGCCGGCATCAGAAACTTCAGGCTGGACCGGGTGGAAACCTTGGAGGCCAACGGCCGGGTTATCTCCGGAGCCGCAACTGCGGGGCAGGACTTTCCTGCACGGTTGTTCACGCCCGGAGACGATGACGTACTGGTGACTCTCCAACTGACCCGCCAAGGCGCCGGGCTTGCCGATGATTACTACGCAGAACGCACCGCACAACTCCCCAACGGCGGACTGCTCGCCGAGGTCCGGTTTGGGGATGCTGGATGGCTGCCGATGTTTGTTTCCCAGCATGGGGGTGCCGTCCGGATTCTCGAACCGAAGTCCGTGCGGGAGGAAACCCGCGGGTGGATCGACGCGGCCCTGGCTCAGTACGACTCACCTTCGGGCACCAAGGCTGGCTAG
- the tatA gene encoding Sec-independent protein translocase subunit TatA — MRLEGWHLIIIIVLALVLFAAPKLPSMARSIGQSMRIFKSEVREMKKDGSSEAKDSQDASDAVEGKVVGHPDVNTKNNGETDVPPSNRV; from the coding sequence ATGAGGCTCGAAGGCTGGCATCTCATCATCATCATCGTTCTGGCTCTGGTGCTCTTTGCAGCGCCGAAGCTGCCGTCCATGGCGCGCAGCATTGGGCAGTCGATGCGTATTTTCAAGTCTGAAGTCCGGGAGATGAAGAAGGACGGTTCTTCCGAGGCAAAGGACTCCCAGGACGCTTCTGACGCCGTTGAAGGCAAAGTTGTAGGCCACCCGGACGTCAACACCAAGAACAACGGCGAGACTGACGTACCGCCCTCTAACCGCGTCTAA
- the tatC gene encoding twin-arginine translocase subunit TatC, with protein MVETKGRKANPEARMALLDHLRELRNRLFKAAIGVIVGTVVGFIVYQPLLEALIKPIKDLNEKEGRAATLNFDGVASSFDLMVQVSVFLGVILSSPVWIYQLWAFIVPGLHKKERRLALSFVAAAVPLFIGGVLLAWLVLPNAVRVLTDFTPVGGSNFISAEIYLAFVLRLLLAFGIAFLVPVVLVGLNLAGIIKGKQLVKSWRITIFLVCLFAAMAAPGADAMSMFYLAAPMLLLFFAAIGVCLLNDRRRERRAIKRAAETEATADIATPATDLENL; from the coding sequence GTGGTAGAAACGAAGGGGCGCAAGGCCAACCCCGAAGCCCGGATGGCGCTCCTGGATCACCTCAGGGAGCTGCGAAACCGGCTCTTCAAGGCTGCAATCGGCGTCATTGTGGGAACCGTGGTGGGCTTTATCGTCTACCAGCCCCTCCTGGAAGCACTGATCAAGCCGATCAAGGACCTCAACGAAAAAGAGGGACGCGCTGCAACACTGAACTTTGATGGCGTTGCCAGTTCTTTCGACCTGATGGTCCAGGTTTCGGTCTTTCTCGGAGTAATCCTTTCGAGCCCCGTCTGGATCTACCAGCTATGGGCTTTCATTGTTCCCGGGCTTCACAAGAAGGAGCGCCGACTGGCGCTGTCCTTCGTGGCAGCAGCGGTGCCACTGTTCATCGGTGGTGTCCTGCTTGCGTGGCTGGTGTTGCCTAATGCCGTTCGTGTGCTGACCGACTTCACTCCGGTGGGCGGCTCAAACTTCATCAGCGCTGAAATCTACCTGGCCTTCGTTCTGCGCCTTCTGCTGGCCTTTGGGATTGCCTTCCTGGTGCCCGTGGTTCTGGTGGGATTGAACCTCGCTGGAATTATCAAGGGCAAACAGCTCGTCAAGAGTTGGAGAATCACCATCTTCCTGGTGTGCTTGTTCGCTGCGATGGCCGCTCCCGGCGCTGACGCCATGAGCATGTTCTACCTTGCAGCGCCCATGTTGCTCCTGTTCTTCGCGGCCATTGGTGTTTGCCTGCTGAACGATCGGCGTCGTGAACGCCGGGCCATCAAGCGGGCAGCTGAGACGGAAGCCACTGCAGACATCGCAACCCCGGCCACGGATCTGGAGAATCTCTAG
- a CDS encoding DEAD/DEAH box helicase encodes MSSISGSSSPSDRYQAAAQRAAESKTYLGAFARSLDFELDDFQREACRSLQEGRGVLVAAPTGAGKTIVGEFAIYLALERGLKAFYTTPIKALSNQKYSELAAKYGSANVGLLTGDTTINGEAPVVVMTTEVLRNMLYADSETLGDLGFVVMDEVHYLADRFRGAVWEEVIIHLPSEVQVASLSATVSNAEEFGAWLDTVRGDTDVIVSEHRPVPLWQHVMVGREIVDLFAGDTTFDEIAPQAPGAQETEVPDLSDSEEVLAEPPANDRRVSAKRSSANTARQAVTGPEFEVNPDLLAMARSESRMNMNGRFGHGGRSRRRQDRYRDERQQSEQRSPVRKASRPQVIESLRRQDLLPAITFIFSRAGCDAAVAQCAASGLWLTTEQEQQIIAQRVDEASHEIPADDLDVLGFWGWRDGLIRGFAAHHAGMLPTFKEVVEKLFADGLVKAVFATETLALGVNMPARCVVLEKLEKFNGEAHVNITAGEYTQLTGRAGRRGIDVEGHAVVLWQPGTDPAAVAGLASRRTYPLNSSFRPTYNMSINLIAQFGRVRAREILESSFAQFQADRSVVGLARQVRGREESLAGYAKSMQCHLGDFTEYGKLRRELSDAENFAARDRQRARKSHVADSLTRLIPGDVISIYSGRLAGHAVVLEVDRNAREPRSSVLTSDNQLRRIGVHDLDGPVSPVTRIRIPKSFNAKVPKARRDLASSMRHAISEDAPNSRNNSRHEDFGLGARLPDQEKKIADLRRALRAHPCHGCSEREDHARWSERWWKLRRETDGLVRQIQSRTNTIAKTFDRVCDVLSVYGYLETDDAGHVTISADGQRLRRIYGEKDLLISQTVRRGAINDLDAAELASLASTLVYQAKREDRGLRPKMPSVSLESAVDIVIREWSQLEDTEERNRLPLTGEPELGLVWPMYKWARGRHLQDVLSGTDLAAGDFVRWAKQVVDLLDQLAKIPQLDPRLVRACRESIDLVRRGVVAYSTVA; translated from the coding sequence ATGTCCTCCATTTCCGGGTCTTCATCTCCATCAGACCGTTACCAGGCGGCAGCCCAGCGGGCAGCTGAGTCAAAAACTTACCTCGGCGCATTCGCCCGCTCCTTGGACTTTGAACTGGACGACTTCCAACGGGAAGCGTGCAGGTCCCTCCAGGAGGGACGCGGCGTTTTGGTAGCAGCCCCCACCGGCGCCGGTAAAACGATCGTAGGCGAGTTCGCGATCTATCTGGCCCTGGAACGGGGACTCAAAGCGTTTTACACGACGCCCATCAAGGCGTTGAGCAACCAGAAGTACTCGGAACTGGCGGCAAAGTACGGCTCGGCCAACGTCGGCCTGCTGACAGGCGACACCACCATCAACGGCGAAGCTCCTGTGGTGGTAATGACCACCGAAGTTCTTCGGAACATGTTGTATGCCGATTCTGAAACCCTGGGAGACCTGGGCTTTGTGGTGATGGACGAAGTCCACTACCTGGCAGACCGCTTCCGCGGTGCTGTGTGGGAAGAAGTCATCATCCATTTGCCCAGCGAAGTACAAGTCGCCTCGCTGAGTGCAACCGTGTCCAACGCCGAAGAATTCGGCGCCTGGTTGGACACCGTGCGGGGAGATACTGACGTCATCGTCTCCGAGCACCGACCTGTGCCGCTATGGCAGCACGTCATGGTAGGCCGGGAAATAGTGGATCTCTTTGCCGGCGACACCACCTTCGACGAAATTGCACCCCAGGCCCCGGGAGCACAGGAAACCGAGGTTCCTGACCTCTCCGATTCAGAAGAGGTCCTGGCCGAGCCCCCCGCCAACGATCGACGCGTCTCAGCCAAGCGATCGTCGGCGAACACGGCCCGCCAGGCAGTTACCGGCCCCGAATTCGAGGTCAACCCGGACCTGCTGGCCATGGCCCGCTCGGAGAGCCGGATGAACATGAATGGCCGGTTTGGACACGGCGGCCGGAGCCGACGGCGTCAGGACCGTTACCGCGATGAGCGGCAACAGTCAGAGCAGCGCAGTCCTGTCCGGAAAGCAAGCCGGCCCCAGGTAATTGAGAGCCTCAGGCGCCAGGATCTCTTGCCTGCCATCACGTTCATTTTCTCCAGGGCCGGTTGTGACGCGGCCGTAGCACAGTGCGCAGCATCGGGACTTTGGCTGACCACCGAGCAGGAACAGCAGATTATTGCCCAGCGTGTGGATGAGGCCAGCCACGAAATTCCTGCGGATGATCTCGATGTCCTCGGATTCTGGGGTTGGCGGGACGGACTCATCAGGGGCTTCGCCGCCCACCATGCGGGCATGCTCCCAACCTTCAAGGAAGTGGTGGAAAAACTCTTTGCCGATGGCTTGGTCAAGGCTGTCTTTGCCACCGAAACGTTGGCCTTGGGCGTCAACATGCCCGCACGCTGTGTGGTGCTGGAAAAGCTGGAAAAGTTCAATGGTGAAGCGCACGTCAACATCACTGCGGGGGAGTACACCCAACTCACCGGCCGCGCCGGCCGCCGCGGAATCGACGTCGAAGGTCACGCCGTGGTGCTGTGGCAGCCTGGGACAGATCCCGCCGCCGTAGCCGGGCTTGCCTCCCGACGCACCTACCCTCTGAACTCCAGTTTCCGGCCGACGTACAACATGAGTATCAACCTGATTGCCCAGTTCGGACGGGTCCGGGCCCGTGAAATCCTTGAATCTTCTTTCGCGCAGTTCCAAGCTGACCGTTCCGTCGTGGGCCTTGCCCGGCAGGTCCGTGGGCGTGAGGAGTCCCTGGCAGGCTACGCCAAATCCATGCAATGCCATTTGGGGGACTTCACAGAGTATGGAAAACTCCGTCGTGAACTCAGCGATGCTGAAAATTTCGCAGCCCGCGACCGCCAACGCGCCCGGAAGTCCCATGTTGCGGATTCCCTTACGCGGTTGATCCCCGGCGATGTGATCAGCATTTACAGCGGCCGGCTGGCAGGACACGCCGTGGTGCTGGAGGTGGATCGCAACGCCCGGGAACCGCGGTCCTCGGTGCTCACCTCTGACAACCAGCTGCGACGCATCGGCGTCCATGACCTCGATGGTCCGGTGTCACCGGTAACGCGCATCCGTATTCCGAAGTCCTTCAACGCCAAAGTTCCCAAAGCACGCCGGGACCTTGCTTCGTCCATGCGGCACGCTATCAGCGAAGATGCTCCCAATAGTCGCAACAACAGCAGGCACGAGGACTTCGGCCTCGGGGCTCGCCTGCCGGATCAGGAAAAGAAGATCGCGGACCTTCGGCGGGCACTGCGCGCGCATCCTTGCCACGGCTGCAGCGAACGCGAGGACCATGCGCGATGGTCGGAGCGTTGGTGGAAGCTGCGTAGGGAGACCGACGGCCTGGTCCGGCAAATTCAAAGCAGGACCAACACCATTGCCAAGACGTTCGACCGCGTCTGCGATGTTCTCTCGGTTTACGGCTACCTGGAAACCGACGACGCCGGACACGTCACCATCAGCGCCGACGGGCAAAGGCTACGCCGGATCTATGGCGAGAAAGATCTGCTCATCTCCCAGACTGTGCGGCGCGGCGCCATCAATGATCTCGACGCCGCTGAATTGGCCTCGCTGGCGAGCACCTTGGTGTATCAAGCCAAACGGGAAGACCGGGGGCTGCGGCCCAAGATGCCTTCCGTTTCCTTGGAATCGGCTGTAGACATCGTCATCCGCGAATGGTCCCAACTGGAAGATACCGAGGAACGCAACAGATTGCCTTTGACCGGTGAACCGGAGCTGGGACTCGTGTGGCCCATGTACAAGTGGGCCAGGGGGCGCCACCTTCAGGACGTGCTCAGCGGAACCGACCTCGCGGCCGGGGACTTTGTTCGGTGGGCCAAGCAAGTGGTGGACCTCCTCGACCAGCTGGCCAAGATCCCGCAACTGGACCCACGTTTGGTGCGTGCGTGCCGGGAATCCATTGATTTGGTCCGTCGCGGCGTGGTGGCGTACTCCACCGTGGCTTAG
- a CDS encoding amidohydrolase, protein MNQPGAQAGPDRNTTDRKVTMYRNGSIYTAADPFATAVVVDGDTVAWVGSEQAASSIADSSMEIIDLKGALLAPGFVDSHAHLTETGLALSGLQLAGVRSAKELLDAVASAGGAGAVLGHGWDETMWNDPTLPTLEEIERAAAGRHVYLSRIDVHSALVSSSLAAAAGLNNLDGFSGEARVVRAAHTAARLTARNFNEPERRSYQAAALQEAASHGYVAIAEMSAPHICGPEDLRMAASWNEDLYTPEVLPYWGELATSQEHAQAILDGLGTKVLGLAGDLNMDGSIGSRTAALMDDYSDAQGQRGSLYLSVDDAAKHLVATSLLGAQAGFHVIGDAGLAAVLDAFDAAATEVGEQRIRAAGHRLEHVEMADQSAIDRLAKYSVSVSVQPGFDAAWGAAGGLYEHRLGGRSQAMNPFASFYASGVPIAFGSDSPVTPLRPWSSVRACLEHSNPEQRISARAAFLGHTRAGWRATKHRNPLMGQLVPGAPASFAVWEVDELMVQVADSRVQSWSTDPRARTPLLPALDTGSDPRCLQTVREGHELFAHESLRV, encoded by the coding sequence ATGAACCAGCCAGGCGCGCAAGCCGGCCCGGACCGCAACACCACAGACCGCAAGGTCACGATGTACCGCAATGGTTCGATCTATACCGCGGCAGATCCCTTTGCCACAGCCGTGGTGGTGGACGGCGATACCGTAGCCTGGGTTGGCTCCGAGCAGGCAGCCTCCTCCATAGCCGACTCCTCCATGGAAATCATCGACCTTAAGGGAGCCCTCTTGGCCCCGGGCTTCGTCGACTCTCATGCGCACCTGACTGAGACGGGCCTTGCCCTGTCCGGGCTGCAGCTCGCCGGGGTACGTTCGGCCAAGGAGTTGCTCGACGCCGTTGCCTCCGCCGGTGGCGCTGGCGCAGTTCTGGGCCACGGTTGGGATGAAACCATGTGGAACGATCCCACGCTCCCTACCTTGGAAGAGATCGAAAGGGCAGCTGCCGGACGGCACGTCTACCTCTCACGCATCGACGTCCATTCGGCCCTCGTCTCATCCTCGCTTGCCGCGGCAGCAGGATTGAACAACCTCGACGGATTTTCCGGGGAAGCCCGCGTGGTCCGGGCAGCACATACGGCCGCCCGCTTGACTGCCCGGAATTTCAACGAGCCCGAACGGCGAAGCTACCAGGCAGCGGCCCTGCAGGAGGCCGCGTCACATGGCTACGTTGCCATCGCCGAGATGTCCGCGCCACATATTTGCGGTCCTGAGGACCTGAGGATGGCCGCGTCCTGGAACGAGGACCTGTACACGCCAGAGGTTCTACCGTACTGGGGCGAGCTCGCCACCTCACAGGAGCACGCACAAGCCATTCTGGACGGCCTGGGCACCAAGGTCCTGGGCCTTGCTGGCGATCTCAACATGGACGGTTCGATCGGGTCCCGAACGGCGGCCCTCATGGACGACTACTCCGATGCACAGGGCCAACGCGGCAGTTTGTACCTTTCGGTGGACGACGCCGCCAAACATCTTGTTGCCACGTCCTTGCTGGGAGCACAGGCTGGCTTCCATGTCATAGGCGACGCAGGCTTGGCCGCCGTGCTGGACGCCTTTGATGCAGCAGCCACCGAGGTGGGGGAGCAACGTATCCGGGCAGCCGGCCATCGCCTTGAGCACGTGGAAATGGCTGACCAGTCCGCCATCGACCGCCTGGCCAAGTACTCCGTCTCGGTCAGTGTTCAGCCTGGCTTCGACGCCGCGTGGGGTGCGGCAGGTGGTCTCTACGAACACCGTTTGGGTGGCCGTAGCCAGGCAATGAACCCCTTCGCTTCCTTCTACGCGAGCGGCGTGCCGATAGCCTTCGGAAGCGACAGCCCGGTAACGCCTCTCCGCCCGTGGTCGAGTGTGCGGGCCTGCTTGGAGCACAGCAACCCGGAACAGCGAATATCAGCTCGTGCGGCGTTCCTGGGGCACACGCGTGCGGGGTGGCGGGCCACCAAGCACCGCAATCCCCTGATGGGGCAATTAGTCCCGGGCGCTCCGGCAAGTTTCGCCGTGTGGGAGGTGGACGAACTGATGGTCCAGGTAGCTGATAGCCGGGTTCAGTCCTGGAGCACGGATCCCCGTGCGCGGACGCCACTTTTGCCGGCCCTTGACACCGGCAGCGACCCCCGTTGCCTACAGACGGTACGCGAGGGACACGAGTTGTTCGCTCACGAATCATTGAGGGTCTAA
- a CDS encoding polyprenol monophosphomannose synthase, translating to MRVLTIIPTYNELESLPVTLGRLRAAVPHSDVLVVDDNSPDGTGKLADDFAAEDSQVHVLHRKGKEGLGAAYIAGFKWGLAAGYDVLVEMDADGSHKPEQLPLLLDAVEAGADLAMGSRWVPGGSVVNWPLYRQAISRIGSTYARIMLGVKIKDVTGGYRAFRRSTLEALNLDEVESVGYGFQVDLAWRVAKLGLRIEERPITFVERELGASKMSGNIVVEAMINVTKWGLAARWAKLTHKSPAAAK from the coding sequence TTGCGTGTCCTGACGATCATTCCCACTTACAACGAGCTGGAATCACTCCCCGTGACATTGGGACGGCTGCGCGCAGCGGTGCCGCACTCCGATGTCCTGGTGGTGGACGACAACAGTCCAGACGGCACGGGAAAGCTGGCCGACGACTTCGCCGCAGAGGACAGCCAAGTACATGTCCTTCACCGCAAGGGGAAGGAAGGCCTCGGCGCTGCCTACATCGCAGGTTTCAAGTGGGGACTGGCCGCAGGCTATGACGTCTTGGTGGAAATGGACGCCGATGGCTCTCACAAGCCGGAGCAGTTGCCCCTTCTCCTTGATGCCGTGGAGGCCGGGGCAGATCTCGCCATGGGCTCCCGATGGGTTCCGGGTGGCAGCGTGGTCAACTGGCCGCTATACCGCCAGGCGATTTCCCGCATCGGCAGCACCTACGCCCGCATCATGCTGGGCGTCAAGATCAAGGACGTCACCGGGGGCTACCGCGCCTTCCGCCGCAGCACGCTGGAGGCTTTGAACCTGGACGAGGTGGAGTCGGTTGGTTACGGCTTCCAGGTTGACCTGGCGTGGCGCGTGGCCAAACTTGGGCTCCGCATCGAAGAGCGCCCCATCACGTTCGTCGAGCGCGAGCTCGGGGCATCCAAGATGAGCGGCAACATTGTGGTTGAGGCCATGATTAACGTCACCAAGTGGGGACTCGCGGCGCGCTGGGCCAAGCTCACCCACAAGTCACCGGCAGCAGCCAAATAA
- a CDS encoding RNA polymerase-binding protein RbpA, with amino-acid sequence MSDRSLRGMRLGAQSMETESGVEPAPRQRVEYRCEDGEQVFVTFSSEAEIPPVWVSKTGKEALLVDGERPVDANEKAVRTHWDMLLERRSLPELEQILEDRLNILRERRGERRSA; translated from the coding sequence ATGAGCGATCGCAGCCTGCGGGGTATGCGTCTTGGCGCCCAAAGCATGGAAACAGAATCCGGCGTTGAACCGGCACCGCGCCAGCGGGTCGAGTACCGTTGTGAGGATGGCGAGCAGGTCTTCGTGACCTTCTCCTCAGAAGCCGAAATTCCCCCCGTTTGGGTATCCAAGACTGGCAAGGAAGCGCTGCTGGTTGATGGCGAGCGTCCCGTGGATGCCAACGAGAAAGCCGTCCGCACCCACTGGGACATGCTCTTGGAACGCCGCAGCCTTCCCGAGCTGGAACAGATTCTTGAGGATCGTCTGAACATCCTGCGTGAGCGCCGCGGGGAGCGCCGCTCCGCGTAG
- a CDS encoding SPFH domain-containing protein — translation MDGLGGTAAAIVLIVLVIFVIIVLVRSVRIIPQARAGVVERLGKYQRTLNPGLTILIPFVDRLLPLLDLREQVVSFPPQPVITEDNLVVSIDTVVYFQVTDPRAATYEIANYIQAVEQLTTTTLRNVVGGLNLEEALTSRDQINGQLRGVLDEATGRWGIRVSRVELKAIDPPHSIQDSMEKQMRAERDRRAAILTAEGTKQSQILTAEGQRQAAILAAEGDAKAAILRADGEAQAIQKVFDAIHKGNPDQKLLAYQYLQTLPKIAEGSSNKLWIIPSEVGEALKGIGGALGGNNGDSPAGLFGGSDETKSSEPAGTPHQPRPAE, via the coding sequence ATGGACGGCTTAGGAGGAACAGCAGCAGCAATTGTGCTGATTGTTCTCGTCATTTTTGTCATCATCGTGTTGGTCCGTTCGGTGAGGATCATCCCGCAGGCACGTGCCGGCGTCGTTGAACGCCTGGGCAAGTACCAGCGGACACTCAACCCGGGACTAACCATCCTGATCCCGTTCGTCGACAGGCTCCTGCCGTTGCTCGACCTGCGCGAACAAGTGGTGTCCTTCCCGCCTCAGCCGGTCATTACCGAGGACAACCTGGTGGTCTCGATTGACACCGTTGTCTACTTCCAAGTGACCGATCCCAGGGCCGCAACCTACGAGATCGCCAACTACATTCAGGCCGTGGAGCAGTTGACCACCACTACGCTTCGCAACGTAGTGGGTGGGCTCAACCTTGAAGAAGCCCTGACATCCCGTGACCAGATCAACGGCCAGCTGCGCGGCGTCCTTGACGAAGCAACGGGTCGTTGGGGAATCCGTGTGTCCCGCGTGGAGCTGAAGGCGATTGATCCGCCCCACTCGATTCAGGACTCCATGGAAAAGCAGATGCGCGCAGAGCGGGATCGCCGTGCAGCCATCCTGACCGCTGAGGGCACCAAGCAGTCGCAGATCCTCACCGCTGAAGGCCAGCGTCAAGCTGCCATCCTTGCAGCTGAGGGTGACGCCAAGGCGGCCATTCTGAGGGCAGACGGTGAAGCCCAAGCCATTCAGAAGGTCTTCGATGCCATCCACAAGGGCAACCCGGACCAAAAGCTCCTGGCCTACCAGTACTTGCAAACCCTCCCGAAGATCGCAGAGGGAAGCTCAAACAAGCTCTGGATCATTCCCAGCGAAGTCGGCGAGGCACTCAAAGGCATCGGCGGCGCGCTCGGAGGTAACAACGGGGACTCCCCCGCTGGTCTCTTCGGCGGCTCGGATGAGACCAAGTCGTCTGAGCCGGCGGGAACACCCCACCAGCCACGGCCCGCTGAATAA
- a CDS encoding NfeD family protein, giving the protein MFEWLGENWWALWLTVFLAFAVVEMLTLDLFFIMLGGGALAGLIADFAGADFWLQIVIFSVVSLLMIVFVRPVAMKHLHKGPAEQRSNIDRLIGQSALVIEAVSGTSGLVKIGGDVWSARSTAGVLDAGATVQVTRIEGATAVVASPAENSPR; this is encoded by the coding sequence ATGTTCGAATGGCTCGGCGAAAATTGGTGGGCACTCTGGCTCACGGTCTTCCTCGCGTTCGCAGTGGTGGAGATGCTTACTCTCGACCTCTTCTTCATCATGCTGGGCGGTGGAGCCCTGGCCGGACTGATCGCTGACTTTGCCGGGGCCGATTTCTGGCTCCAAATCGTCATCTTCTCCGTGGTCTCCCTCCTGATGATCGTCTTTGTCCGCCCAGTCGCCATGAAGCACCTGCATAAGGGGCCAGCGGAACAGCGCAGCAATATCGACCGGCTTATCGGTCAGTCCGCCCTCGTCATTGAAGCCGTGAGCGGAACCAGTGGGTTGGTCAAGATCGGCGGCGACGTGTGGAGCGCCCGCAGCACGGCCGGTGTCCTCGACGCCGGTGCAACAGTCCAGGTCACCAGAATCGAAGGCGCGACGGCGGTTGTGGCCTCGCCTGCCGAGAACAGCCCGCGCTAA